One Apostichopus japonicus isolate 1M-3 chromosome 7, ASM3797524v1, whole genome shotgun sequence genomic region harbors:
- the LOC139969536 gene encoding uncharacterized protein isoform X1, translating into MESINTVLNEIGENFLSCPICIQHLKEPKVLPCLHRYCSDCLESYITQQQGELQCSVCREFFTIPSEGFKTDYFMKNLIEYVTLEKPEISIDLHNCVRCDKHKTAVAYCFDRKGYLCENCYDYYFHLKTWNSAGSCSSFAGLKEIMQEVQMKSECFTFSYASAINKVDILAVEERKRLADKSRALKLCEKYIVKMPGKKTVLERVDALVETHMETTLEKLNCQVRLIEDDVEIYNHKLRRIGRIIQKVVEDEILWTVWNMVKWNQADVLNELQEVRRVGGQNKELLMKLIRDLQMKREKFMTRLGEQQSSTKNAVTKLAKMSSRYDKLTKLSSNILESRNNWMAVKHIPDVCVSIDHLEKDIKDTFIKLKFGVLCNIKGQEIPTYSSLNNHKLISNMCDRYERERNRADICGVFVWSCFMIFVYCVYSKYLSVEFVLS; encoded by the coding sequence ATGGAATCTATAAACACAGTTCTTAATGAAATCGGAGAAAATTTCCTGTCTTGTCCAATTTGCATTCAACATTTGAAAGAACCAAAGGTTTTACCGTGTCTTCATCGATATTGTAGTGACTGTTTAGAATCCTACATTACACAACAACAAGGAGAACTACAATGCTCTGTCTGTCGAGAGTTCTTCACGATACCTTCCGAAGGATTTAAAACCGATTACTTCATGAAAAACTTAATTGAGTATGTTACATTAGAAAAACCTGAGATTAGTATCGATTTACATAACTGTGTCAGGTGTGACAAACATAAAACAGCAGTAGCCTATTGTTTTGATCGGAAGGGATACCTTTGTGAAAACTGCTACGATTACTATTTTCATTTGAAGACGTGGAACAGCGCAGGCAGTTGCTCAAGCTTTGCTGGTTTGAAAGAAATTATGCAAGAGGTGCAGATGAAGAGTGaatgttttacattttcatatgcGTCCGCCATAAACAAAGTTGATATTTTAGCAGTAGAAGAAAGAAAACGCCTTGCTGACAAATCTAGAGCATTAAAATTGTGCGAGAAGTATATTGTAAAGATGCCTGGAAAGAAAACAGTCTTAGAAAGAGTTGATGCATTGGTAGAGACTCACATGGAAACAACACTGGAGAAGTTGAACTGTCAAGTAAGATTGATAGAAGACGatgttgaaatatataatcataaactTAGACGCATCGGAAGAATCATTCAAAAAGTTGTAGAAGACGAAATATTGTGGACAGTTTGGAATATGGTAAAATGGAATCAGGCGGATGTCCTAAACGAATTACAAGAGGTCCGGAGAGTAGGTGGACAGAATAAAGAACTTCTTATGAAACTTATCAGAGACTTGCAGATGAAACGCGAAAAGTTCATGACCCGTTTGGGTGAACAACAGTCGAGCACAAAAAATGCGGTCACGAAACTTGCCAAAATGTCCTCAAGGTATGACAAATTGACCAAACTTTCATCCAACATTCTCGAGTCTCGGAACAATTGGATGGCCGTAAAGCATATTCCTGATGTATGTGTGTCTATTGATCACTTGGAAAAGGACATAAAGGACACatttatcaaattgaaattCGGTGTTTTATGTAACATCAAAGGTCAAGAGATTCCAACTTACAGCAGTTTAAACAATCACAAATTGATTAGTAATATGTGCGACAGGTATGAACGAGAAAGAAATCGAGCAGATATATGTGGTGTTTTTGTTTGGagttgttttatgattttcgtTTATTGCGTTTATTCGAAGTACTTGTCTGTGGAGTTTGTGTTAAGCTAA